A single Streptomyces sp. 2114.4 DNA region contains:
- a CDS encoding MFS transporter has protein sequence MTHSAPAPAPAVPLPHARRDVRLFWWAGTCDALGSQVSGFVLPLLLLRLGRSPAEVGALAALFAVATLVLGPFAAVPADRGARKRVMVGAALVSAAAMAGVTAAVAAGRVPLAVLLAAVLVERCATACYEAASLGTVALVCPPEEYRQVLSRLQAGERGALVVGPALGGLLFAAGAWLPFLVDALSYVVAAGGIRAMRSGLSPRPEQRSPGGTSRRTRRALLAEAGAGVGLLRREPVLRLALVWISAVNALLVALYYTTVFALQDHGRGAAPLGLVLALSGAAGLAGALAAPRLAARHAPATLLVAVSWLMVPPAAALAVAREVWQFGLLLGLLCFLTPPATVALQARILRITPPGLQARTGTVLATASGAAAALAPALAGLSAGRAGAGATLLGCAVLLTVLALYATRGASSLPRGTKEETV, from the coding sequence ATGACGCACTCCGCTCCGGCGCCGGCGCCCGCCGTCCCCCTGCCGCACGCCCGCCGCGACGTCCGGCTGTTCTGGTGGGCGGGCACCTGCGACGCCCTCGGCAGCCAGGTGTCCGGGTTCGTTCTGCCGTTGCTGCTGTTGCGGCTGGGGCGTTCGCCTGCCGAAGTCGGCGCCCTCGCCGCACTCTTCGCGGTCGCCACGCTGGTCCTCGGCCCGTTCGCCGCCGTGCCCGCCGACCGCGGGGCCCGTAAGCGGGTGATGGTGGGCGCCGCGCTGGTGTCCGCCGCGGCGATGGCCGGGGTCACCGCGGCGGTCGCCGCGGGCCGGGTCCCGTTGGCCGTTCTCCTGGCCGCCGTACTCGTCGAACGGTGCGCGACCGCCTGCTACGAGGCGGCGTCGCTGGGCACCGTGGCGCTGGTGTGTCCCCCGGAGGAGTACCGGCAGGTGCTGTCCCGATTACAGGCGGGGGAGCGGGGAGCCCTCGTCGTCGGGCCCGCCCTGGGCGGACTGCTCTTCGCCGCCGGCGCCTGGCTGCCGTTCCTCGTGGACGCCCTGTCGTACGTCGTCGCGGCGGGCGGCATCCGCGCCATGCGCTCCGGTCTGTCCCCGCGGCCGGAGCAGCGGTCGCCGGGCGGTACGTCGCGCCGGACCCGGCGGGCGCTGCTCGCCGAGGCCGGGGCAGGGGTGGGGCTGCTGCGCCGGGAGCCCGTCCTGCGGCTGGCGCTCGTCTGGATCTCGGCCGTCAACGCCCTGCTCGTCGCGCTGTATTACACGACGGTCTTCGCCCTCCAGGACCACGGCCGGGGGGCGGCTCCGCTGGGCCTGGTCCTCGCGCTGTCCGGGGCGGCCGGCCTTGCCGGTGCGCTGGCCGCACCGCGACTGGCCGCCCGGCACGCGCCGGCGACGCTGCTGGTGGCGGTGTCCTGGCTGATGGTGCCGCCCGCCGCGGCCCTGGCGGTGGCCCGCGAGGTCTGGCAGTTCGGACTGCTCCTCGGACTCCTCTGTTTCCTGACGCCACCGGCCACCGTGGCGCTGCAGGCCCGGATCCTCCGGATCACCCCGCCCGGACTGCAGGCCCGCACCGGCACCGTGCTGGCCACCGCGTCGGGCGCGGCGGCGGCCCTGGCCCCGGCCCTCGCCGGGCTGTCGGCCGGCCGCGCCGGGGCCGGAGCGACCCTCCTGGGCTGTGCGGTGCTGCTGACCGTGCTCGCGCTGTACGCGACCCGCGGTGCATCGAGCCTTCCCCGCGGGACGAAGGAGGAGACCGTATGA
- a CDS encoding alpha/beta fold hydrolase: protein MTATAAGTAAPPPGTGFRVYRPALPEVCPRDPARMALAADADGRCEIFTWNAATGTARQVTDSPDGTVHCALDADARVWWFTEDRGGQGLWYFQDFEGGPRHPGLTGLRPGLPCGLALSDAGTVALGLGDGRSMTVHLGTPGGPARPVRTVDGPALLTGISPSGGLLALSGAAGADRAVTLVTCSGAVLDQLSGRRGRLWALGFAPTPATTELLLVQEGNDGYHLASWRPGAGLRPHSWCRFDTEVTARWYPEGRRVLIRHDRHGRSALTTADLERRTLTPVPTPPGTLLDAVPHPGDDVHYLWTDTATPPRMGSTAGTRLPALPALPAPAPGRHRDLWTPGPDGPVHTLLGEPEPTRGARPPLVFLIHGGPADHDRDAYDPQVHSLIASGFAVARVNYRGSTGYGPAWRAAYGEGVGLTQVADLVAVRADLLRRGLAREDAIGLWGTSWGGYLTLLALGTRPDLWQAGVAVKPVADCAAAHRTGTPALRALDERLFGGTPDAVPGRYARSSPVHYAAEVRAPLLVIAATRDAKCPPGQVRSYLAALHRAGVAHESRWLDTGHDGYTGTHHVAALQHAMGFLGRHLRRTPRPTEPPVPRRTGSPGAPARPAPREV, encoded by the coding sequence ATGACCGCGACCGCGGCAGGTACCGCCGCACCGCCGCCCGGCACCGGTTTCCGGGTCTACCGGCCGGCGCTCCCCGAGGTCTGCCCGCGCGACCCGGCACGGATGGCCCTGGCCGCGGACGCCGACGGCCGCTGCGAGATCTTCACCTGGAACGCCGCCACCGGCACCGCACGCCAGGTCACCGACAGCCCGGACGGCACGGTGCACTGCGCCCTCGACGCGGACGCCCGGGTGTGGTGGTTCACCGAGGACCGCGGCGGCCAGGGGCTCTGGTACTTCCAGGACTTCGAGGGCGGACCGCGGCACCCCGGTCTGACCGGCCTGCGCCCGGGGCTCCCGTGCGGTCTCGCCCTCAGCGACGCCGGCACCGTGGCCCTCGGCCTCGGGGACGGCCGCTCGATGACCGTCCACCTCGGCACACCGGGCGGCCCGGCCCGGCCGGTGCGCACCGTCGACGGCCCTGCGCTGCTGACCGGCATCTCGCCGTCGGGCGGGCTGCTGGCGCTGTCGGGGGCGGCCGGAGCCGACCGGGCGGTCACCCTCGTGACCTGTTCCGGAGCGGTCCTCGACCAGCTCTCCGGACGGCGCGGACGGCTGTGGGCGCTCGGCTTCGCGCCGACCCCCGCCACCACCGAACTCCTGCTGGTCCAGGAGGGCAACGACGGCTACCACCTGGCCAGTTGGCGGCCCGGCGCCGGTCTGCGGCCGCACAGCTGGTGCCGCTTCGACACCGAGGTCACCGCACGCTGGTACCCCGAAGGACGACGGGTCCTCATCCGCCACGACCGCCACGGCCGCTCTGCCCTCACCACCGCCGACCTGGAGCGGCGCACCCTGACCCCGGTGCCCACCCCGCCCGGCACCCTGCTCGACGCCGTCCCGCACCCGGGCGATGACGTGCACTACCTCTGGACCGATACGGCCACCCCGCCGCGGATGGGGTCCACCGCCGGAACCCGGCTGCCCGCGCTCCCCGCCCTGCCAGCCCCCGCACCCGGCCGGCACCGTGACCTGTGGACCCCCGGCCCGGACGGCCCCGTGCACACCCTGCTCGGCGAACCGGAACCGACCCGCGGCGCTCGGCCCCCGCTGGTGTTCCTGATACACGGCGGGCCCGCCGACCACGACCGCGACGCCTACGACCCGCAGGTGCACTCGCTGATCGCCTCCGGGTTCGCCGTCGCGCGGGTCAACTACCGCGGCTCCACCGGCTACGGGCCCGCCTGGCGCGCCGCGTACGGCGAGGGGGTGGGGCTCACCCAGGTCGCCGACCTCGTCGCGGTCCGGGCCGACCTGCTCCGCCGCGGCCTGGCCCGCGAGGACGCGATCGGCCTGTGGGGCACTTCCTGGGGCGGCTACCTGACCCTGCTCGCGCTCGGCACCCGGCCGGACCTCTGGCAGGCGGGCGTCGCCGTCAAACCGGTCGCCGACTGCGCCGCGGCCCACCGCACCGGCACCCCCGCACTGCGTGCCCTGGACGAGCGGCTGTTCGGCGGCACCCCCGACGCCGTGCCAGGACGCTACGCGCGCAGCTCGCCCGTCCACTACGCGGCGGAGGTCCGCGCCCCGCTGCTGGTGATCGCCGCCACCCGCGACGCCAAATGCCCGCCCGGCCAGGTCCGGAGCTACCTGGCCGCCCTGCACCGGGCCGGTGTCGCACACGAGTCCCGCTGGCTGGACACCGGCCACGACGGTTACACCGGCACGCACCATGTGGCCGCCCTGCAGCACGCCATGGGCTTCCTCGGCCGGCACCTGCGCCGCACCCCGCGGCCCACCGAACCCCCCGTCCCACGGCGGACGGGGTCTCCGGGAGCACCGGCCCGTCCGGCGCCCCGGGAAGTGTGA
- a CDS encoding RiPP maturation radical SAM C-methyltransferase, with the protein MRVLLVNMPWSPIDLPSLALGILRRSVDERTSGHADVLHANLEFTDWITRRTEFTADDYQFYALSSYFMGCGDWVFSSALYDDPEWRVPEFRASMRGKLREERLRMSQELHRVVPEFVQETAERIVAAGPDVVGFTSTFQQNTAALAAAKYVKRLAPHIKTVMGGANCDAEQGAAGHRNFPFLDYVVRGEGEAVFPQLLTALDEGGDLSAVPGLCHRSPDGSSTANPMATSPLPPATILPPDYSGYFERLASSVARNWVEPKLVVEGARGCWWGEKHHCTFCGLNGSFMQFRSKSPETFYEEIMDLARRHRVLDMYVVDNILDMGYLNTVLPRIIDSGYDLRLHIEIKANMRRAQLRTLADAGMIYVQPGIESLNSRVLDLMDKGVSGCQNVRMLRDGAETGLSVCWNYLHGFPGETAADYEPVIAQLPALEHLDPPVDLSARIAIERFSPYFNRPELGFTGLRPEKHYRFTYDLPESELYELAYVFEAPERGIGEPTVTALNDALSAWRKHHADSRLTHTDLGDRIVLVSRRRAFDWGAMELTDPTEIAAFKLLDQPHAPAALTRKLAARLPGQRLDAAAVHTLLQRWVTLGLVFTDGGQYVHLAPAAVNEDLLRLDFMRHRHAAPAHHETPQTPRDVVHA; encoded by the coding sequence ATGCGCGTCCTGCTGGTCAACATGCCCTGGTCACCGATCGACCTCCCGTCCCTCGCACTCGGAATCCTCCGGCGCAGCGTCGACGAACGCACCTCCGGTCACGCCGATGTCCTGCACGCCAACCTGGAGTTCACCGACTGGATCACCCGGCGAACCGAGTTCACCGCGGACGACTACCAGTTCTATGCGCTCTCCTCCTACTTCATGGGATGCGGCGACTGGGTGTTCTCCTCCGCGCTCTACGACGATCCCGAGTGGCGGGTGCCGGAGTTCCGCGCCTCGATGCGCGGCAAGCTGCGGGAGGAGCGGCTGCGGATGTCCCAGGAACTGCACCGTGTGGTGCCGGAGTTCGTCCAGGAGACCGCCGAGCGGATCGTCGCGGCCGGCCCCGACGTCGTCGGCTTCACCTCCACCTTCCAGCAGAACACCGCCGCGCTCGCCGCCGCCAAGTACGTCAAACGGCTCGCCCCGCACATCAAGACCGTCATGGGCGGCGCCAACTGCGACGCCGAACAGGGCGCGGCCGGCCACCGCAACTTTCCCTTCCTGGACTACGTGGTCCGCGGCGAGGGCGAAGCCGTCTTCCCCCAGCTGCTCACCGCCCTCGACGAGGGCGGCGACCTGTCCGCCGTCCCCGGGCTGTGCCACCGCAGCCCCGACGGCAGCAGCACCGCCAACCCGATGGCCACCAGCCCGCTGCCGCCCGCCACCATCCTCCCGCCCGACTACAGCGGCTACTTCGAGCGGCTGGCATCCTCCGTGGCCCGCAACTGGGTGGAACCCAAACTCGTCGTCGAGGGCGCCCGCGGCTGCTGGTGGGGGGAGAAGCACCACTGCACCTTCTGCGGCCTCAACGGCTCCTTCATGCAGTTCCGCAGCAAGAGCCCGGAGACCTTCTACGAAGAGATCATGGACCTGGCGCGGCGCCACCGCGTACTGGACATGTACGTGGTCGACAACATCCTCGACATGGGCTACCTCAACACCGTCCTGCCCCGCATCATCGACAGCGGCTACGACCTGCGCCTGCACATCGAGATCAAGGCGAACATGCGCCGGGCCCAGCTGCGCACCCTCGCCGACGCCGGGATGATCTACGTCCAGCCGGGCATCGAAAGCCTCAACAGCCGGGTCCTCGACCTGATGGACAAGGGCGTGAGCGGCTGCCAGAACGTCCGCATGCTCCGCGACGGAGCCGAGACCGGGCTCTCCGTCTGCTGGAACTACCTCCACGGCTTCCCCGGTGAGACCGCCGCCGACTACGAGCCGGTCATCGCCCAACTGCCCGCCCTGGAACACCTCGACCCCCCGGTCGACCTCTCCGCGCGCATCGCCATCGAACGCTTCAGCCCGTACTTCAACCGGCCCGAACTCGGCTTCACCGGTCTGCGGCCCGAGAAGCACTACCGCTTCACCTACGACCTGCCCGAGTCCGAACTGTACGAGCTGGCCTACGTCTTCGAGGCCCCCGAACGCGGCATCGGGGAACCCACCGTCACCGCCCTCAACGACGCCCTGTCCGCCTGGCGCAAACACCACGCGGACAGCAGGCTCACCCACACCGACCTCGGTGACCGCATCGTGCTGGTCAGCCGCAGACGCGCCTTCGACTGGGGGGCCATGGAGCTCACCGATCCCACGGAGATCGCGGCCTTCAAACTGCTGGACCAGCCGCACGCCCCCGCCGCACTGACCCGCAAGCTCGCCGCGCGGCTGCCCGGACAGCGGCTCGACGCGGCCGCCGTGCACACCCTCCTCCAGCGCTGGGTGACGCTCGGGCTGGTCTTCACCGACGGCGGACAGTACGTCCACCTGGCGCCGGCCGCCGTCAACGAGGACCTGCTGCGGCTCGACTTCATGCGCCACCGCCACGCCGCGCCCGCCCACCACGAGACACCGCAGACACCCCGGGACGTCGTCCACGCCTAG
- a CDS encoding DUF5825 family protein: protein MTCTTTPAPRALTLAAWRDYDEDACTLPGMSLGELDLAGPPEKHAARLWELGVRRVRLAEEIDLTALDDPGAAPDAAAHAVRQLCLVRDLTARAVLVQWQLRLPAEPADGWRELCHLQPPRTLSGPADEAAALSRWRDEHYLCKCVWRQGPGFVQIRDRRWGHLRRFTTDEPGYREAIGQLSYGAPLSAVPEAIAADFLEERLVSRTGPLLWWLPYRVNRWLQEAMAI, encoded by the coding sequence ATGACCTGCACCACCACCCCCGCCCCCCGGGCACTGACGCTCGCCGCCTGGCGGGACTACGACGAGGACGCCTGCACCCTGCCCGGCATGAGCCTGGGCGAACTCGACCTGGCCGGACCGCCGGAGAAGCACGCCGCCCGGCTGTGGGAGCTGGGGGTACGGCGGGTGCGGCTCGCCGAGGAGATCGACCTGACCGCGCTCGACGACCCCGGTGCAGCCCCCGACGCCGCCGCGCACGCGGTCCGGCAGCTGTGCCTGGTCCGTGATCTGACGGCACGCGCCGTACTCGTCCAGTGGCAGCTGCGCCTGCCGGCCGAGCCCGCCGACGGCTGGCGCGAGCTCTGCCACCTCCAGCCGCCCCGGACCCTCAGCGGCCCCGCCGACGAGGCGGCCGCGCTCTCCCGGTGGCGCGACGAGCACTACCTCTGCAAGTGCGTGTGGCGCCAGGGTCCCGGCTTCGTCCAGATCCGCGACCGCCGATGGGGCCACCTGCGCCGCTTCACCACGGACGAGCCCGGGTACCGGGAGGCGATCGGCCAACTGTCCTACGGCGCACCGCTGTCGGCCGTACCCGAGGCGATCGCCGCCGACTTCCTGGAGGAGCGCCTGGTCTCCCGCACGGGACCGCTGCTGTGGTGGCTGCCGTACCGGGTGAACCGGTGGCTCCAGGAGGCGATGGCGATCTGA
- a CDS encoding NADH:flavin oxidoreductase, whose translation MHSSDSAARAAQVLSRPFTLGGLTVPNRIAMAPMTREFSPGGVPGADVADYYARRAAGGTGLIITEGTYVDHPAAGTSGAVPRFHGEDALAGWERVVRAVHAAGGTIMPQLWHVGMARAAGAPPFPDAPPSGPSGLALDGTPSGHAMNQQDLDDVIAAFADAAAAAERLGFDGVELHGAHGYLIDQFLWSATNHRTDAYGGSLRARTRFAAEIVAACRAAVSPDFPVLFRMSQWKMGNYQARLAETPDELQAVVGPLSDAGVSAFHCSTRRYWLPEYEDSDLNLAGWVKKLSGRPTVSVGSVGLDNEFIGTFRAEQAGVTGIDRLLDRMERDEFDLVAVGRALLGDPEWAAKIFEGRTGELQPFQASMLRTLS comes from the coding sequence GTGCATTCCAGCGATTCCGCCGCCCGCGCGGCCCAGGTGCTCTCCCGCCCCTTCACCCTGGGCGGCCTCACCGTGCCGAACCGGATAGCCATGGCGCCGATGACCCGCGAGTTCTCGCCGGGGGGTGTGCCGGGTGCCGATGTCGCCGACTACTACGCGCGCCGGGCCGCCGGCGGGACCGGGCTGATCATCACCGAGGGCACCTACGTCGATCACCCGGCCGCCGGGACCAGCGGGGCCGTGCCGCGCTTCCACGGCGAGGACGCCCTCGCCGGCTGGGAGCGGGTGGTCCGGGCGGTGCATGCGGCGGGCGGGACGATCATGCCGCAGCTGTGGCACGTCGGCATGGCCCGCGCGGCGGGCGCGCCGCCGTTCCCGGACGCCCCGCCCTCCGGCCCGTCCGGCCTCGCCCTCGACGGCACCCCGTCCGGTCACGCCATGAACCAGCAGGACCTCGACGACGTCATCGCGGCGTTCGCCGACGCGGCCGCAGCGGCCGAACGCCTCGGCTTCGACGGCGTCGAGCTGCACGGTGCGCACGGCTACCTGATCGACCAGTTCCTGTGGTCGGCCACCAACCACCGCACCGACGCGTACGGCGGCAGCCTACGTGCCCGTACGCGCTTCGCGGCCGAGATCGTGGCGGCCTGCCGGGCGGCGGTGTCGCCGGACTTCCCGGTCCTCTTCCGGATGTCGCAGTGGAAGATGGGCAACTACCAGGCACGTCTCGCCGAGACACCGGACGAGCTCCAGGCGGTCGTCGGGCCGCTCAGTGACGCGGGGGTCAGCGCCTTCCACTGCTCGACGCGCCGCTACTGGCTGCCGGAGTACGAGGACTCGGACCTCAACCTCGCCGGATGGGTCAAGAAGCTCTCCGGCAGGCCGACGGTCAGCGTCGGCTCCGTCGGTCTCGACAACGAGTTCATCGGGACCTTCCGGGCCGAGCAGGCAGGCGTCACCGGTATCGACCGGCTGCTGGACCGGATGGAGCGCGACGAGTTCGACCTCGTGGCCGTTGGACGGGCCCTGCTCGGTGACCCGGAGTGGGCGGCCAAGATCTTCGAGGGCCGCACCGGCGAACTCCAGCCGTTCCAGGCCTCGATGCTGCGGACGCTGAGCTGA
- a CDS encoding DUF2267 domain-containing protein codes for MDDKEFFQLVAVRAGLSRQEAADLTRATLETLGVRLSNGEVRDLALELPESLRGSLQRGSGETETFGPDESIRRVRERTGLTRPEASRGLRAVLGTLHEAISEKEFDHAMSQLGKKYVQLVESG; via the coding sequence ATGGACGACAAGGAGTTCTTCCAGCTGGTGGCCGTTCGGGCGGGACTCTCGCGGCAGGAAGCGGCCGATCTCACCCGTGCGACTCTGGAGACGCTGGGCGTTCGGCTCAGCAACGGCGAAGTCCGCGATCTGGCCCTCGAACTTCCCGAGTCCCTGCGTGGCTCGCTCCAGCGGGGGAGCGGTGAGACGGAGACCTTCGGGCCGGACGAGTCGATCCGCAGGGTGCGTGAGCGCACCGGCCTGACCCGGCCGGAAGCCAGCCGCGGCCTGCGCGCGGTGCTCGGCACGCTGCACGAGGCCATTTCGGAGAAGGAGTTCGACCACGCCATGTCGCAACTCGGCAAGAAGTACGTGCAGTTGGTGGAGTCCGGCTGA
- the ctaD gene encoding cytochrome c oxidase subunit I, with protein MTAVQQTESLQPVKRRRNAGRVVVDWLTTTDHKTIGTLYLGTSFGFFMVGGVLALAIRAELARPGLQILSNEQFNQAFTMHGTVMLLMFATPLFAGFANWIMPLQIGAPDVAFPRLNMFAYWLYLFGSLIAVSGFITPAGAADFGWTAYTPLSGPLHTPGIGGDLWVMGLAFSGFGTILGSVNFITTIICMRAPGMTMFRMPIFTWNILLTAVLVLLAFPVLAAALLVLEADRKFGAHVFDAANGGSLLWQHLFWFFGHPEVYIIALPFFGIVTEIFPVFSRKPIFGYIGLIAATISIAGLSVTVWAHHMFVTGAVLLPFFSFMSFLIAVPTGVKFFNWVGTMWHGSLSFETPMLWSIGFLVTFLFGGLTGVLLASPPMDFHVSDSYFVVAHFHYTVFGTVVFAMFAGFYFWWPKFTGRMLDERLGKIHFWTLFIGFHLTFLIQHWLGVEGMPRRYADYLASDGFTTLNTLSSIGAFLLGLSVLPFLYNVWKTAKYAPKQAADDPWGFGRSLEWATSCPPPRHNFTTLPRVRSESPAFDLHHPDVAALEDARKGARRDVAAPDVPGRTDRPSGDEPR; from the coding sequence GTGACAGCCGTTCAGCAGACGGAATCCCTGCAACCGGTCAAGCGGCGGCGGAATGCCGGACGCGTGGTGGTGGACTGGCTGACGACCACCGACCACAAGACGATCGGCACGCTTTATCTGGGCACGTCGTTCGGGTTCTTCATGGTCGGCGGAGTTCTGGCGCTCGCCATCCGGGCGGAGCTCGCCCGCCCGGGGCTGCAGATCCTCTCGAACGAGCAGTTCAACCAGGCCTTCACGATGCACGGCACCGTCATGCTGCTGATGTTCGCGACTCCGCTCTTCGCCGGGTTCGCTAACTGGATCATGCCGCTGCAGATCGGCGCGCCCGATGTGGCCTTCCCGCGGCTCAATATGTTCGCCTACTGGCTCTACCTGTTCGGCTCCCTGATCGCCGTGAGCGGCTTCATCACACCGGCCGGGGCCGCCGATTTCGGCTGGACCGCCTACACCCCGCTGTCCGGCCCGCTCCACACCCCGGGAATCGGCGGCGACCTGTGGGTGATGGGCCTGGCCTTCTCCGGTTTCGGCACCATCCTGGGGTCGGTCAACTTCATCACGACGATCATCTGTATGCGCGCGCCGGGCATGACGATGTTCCGGATGCCGATCTTCACCTGGAACATCCTGCTGACGGCCGTGCTGGTGCTGCTCGCCTTTCCCGTGCTGGCCGCCGCGCTGCTGGTGCTGGAGGCGGACCGGAAATTCGGTGCGCACGTCTTCGACGCCGCGAACGGGGGCTCCTTGTTGTGGCAGCACCTTTTCTGGTTCTTCGGCCACCCCGAGGTGTACATCATCGCGCTGCCGTTCTTCGGCATCGTCACCGAGATCTTCCCCGTCTTCAGCCGTAAGCCCATCTTCGGCTACATCGGACTGATCGCGGCGACGATCAGCATCGCGGGGCTGTCGGTCACGGTCTGGGCGCACCACATGTTCGTGACCGGCGCGGTACTTCTGCCGTTCTTCTCCTTCATGTCCTTCCTCATCGCGGTCCCGACCGGGGTGAAGTTCTTCAACTGGGTCGGCACGATGTGGCACGGCTCGCTGTCCTTCGAGACCCCCATGCTCTGGTCGATCGGGTTCCTGGTGACTTTTCTCTTCGGCGGCCTGACCGGCGTGCTGCTGGCCTCACCGCCGATGGACTTCCATGTCTCCGACTCGTACTTCGTCGTGGCCCACTTCCACTACACCGTGTTCGGCACCGTGGTCTTCGCGATGTTCGCCGGGTTCTACTTCTGGTGGCCCAAGTTCACCGGCAGAATGCTCGACGAACGGCTCGGCAAAATCCACTTCTGGACCCTGTTCATCGGTTTCCATCTCACCTTTCTCATCCAGCACTGGCTGGGTGTCGAAGGCATGCCGCGCCGTTACGCGGACTATCTGGCGTCCGATGGCTTCACCACGCTGAACACGCTCTCCAGCATCGGCGCGTTCCTGCTGGGCCTCTCGGTACTGCCGTTCCTCTACAACGTCTGGAAAACGGCCAAGTACGCGCCGAAGCAAGCGGCCGACGACCCGTGGGGCTTCGGCCGCTCCCTGGAGTGGGCCACCTCGTGCCCGCCGCCGCGCCACAACTTCACCACGCTGCCCCGGGTCCGCTCCGAGTCCCCGGCCTTCGACCTGCACCACCCCGACGTCGCCGCCCTGGAAGACGCCAGGAAGGGCGCGCGGCGCGACGTGGCCGCACCGGATGTGCCGGGCCGCACCGACCGCCCTTCGGGAGACGAGCCGCGCTGA
- a CDS encoding Asp23/Gls24 family envelope stress response protein, whose protein sequence is MTESAERGARNTGNLGRTTIADGVVAKIAYLAAAESIGVHALGSGFSRSVGALRKRVPGGGTTTVHGVKVEVGEKQAAVDLDIVVDYGEVIPEVGRAVRQNVISAVEGMTGLQVVEVNIAVSDVWLPEEEEEERVQ, encoded by the coding sequence ATGACCGAATCCGCAGAGCGCGGGGCGCGGAACACCGGGAACCTGGGGCGGACGACCATCGCCGACGGTGTGGTCGCCAAAATCGCCTATCTGGCAGCCGCTGAATCGATCGGGGTTCATGCCCTCGGCAGCGGATTTTCGAGATCGGTGGGAGCCCTGCGCAAACGCGTACCCGGCGGAGGCACGACCACCGTGCACGGCGTCAAGGTCGAAGTCGGCGAGAAACAGGCCGCGGTCGACCTGGACATCGTCGTCGATTACGGCGAGGTCATCCCCGAGGTGGGCAGAGCCGTGCGCCAGAACGTGATTTCCGCGGTCGAGGGGATGACCGGTCTCCAGGTCGTGGAAGTCAACATCGCGGTGAGTGATGTGTGGCTCCCCGAAGAGGAGGAAGAGGAAAGGGTGCAGTAG
- a CDS encoding NAD(P)/FAD-dependent oxidoreductase, translated as MNRRRPRIVIVGAGFAGFACARTLSRLARGAAEIVLLNPHDYFLYVPLLPEVAAGILEPRRIAVSLTGNLPDTRLVLGQAHDVDLDARQVRYTDPEGGKGALSYDRLVLTVGSVNKLLPVPGVAEHAHGFRGMPEALYLRDHVTRQIELAGASEDPAERSARTTFVVVGAGYTGTEVAAHGVLFSADLARQNAGLKDGPRPRWLLLDVADRLLPGLDERLSHTADQVLRSRGVDVRTRTSVKEATADGVLLDDGEFIHSRSLIWCVGVRPDPLVDSLGLPTDKGRLCVDKFLGVPGRPEVFACGDAAAVPDLTRPGEVTPMTAQHAQRQGKVAAHNVAASCGRGSPRAYQHHDLGFMVDLGGSQAAANPLHLPISGPLAAAVTRGYHLMAMPGNRVRVAADWFLDAVLPRTGVQLGLLNSWSVPLDTEAPELPRLPGGESART; from the coding sequence GTGAACCGACGTCGTCCTCGGATCGTGATCGTCGGAGCCGGCTTCGCCGGGTTCGCATGCGCCCGTACGCTCTCCCGGCTGGCCAGGGGAGCCGCCGAGATCGTGCTCCTCAACCCCCATGACTACTTTCTGTACGTTCCGCTGCTGCCGGAAGTGGCGGCCGGAATTCTCGAACCCCGCCGGATCGCGGTATCGCTCACCGGGAACCTGCCGGACACCCGGCTCGTCCTCGGGCAGGCCCACGACGTGGACCTCGATGCCCGCCAGGTGCGCTACACCGACCCCGAGGGCGGGAAGGGCGCGCTGTCCTACGACCGGCTGGTGCTGACGGTCGGCAGCGTCAACAAGCTGCTGCCCGTCCCCGGCGTCGCCGAGCATGCCCACGGCTTCCGCGGTATGCCCGAAGCGCTGTACCTGCGCGACCACGTCACCCGCCAGATCGAACTGGCCGGTGCGTCCGAGGACCCGGCCGAGCGGTCCGCCAGGACCACCTTCGTGGTGGTGGGTGCCGGATACACCGGCACCGAAGTCGCCGCCCACGGAGTGCTGTTCAGCGCCGACCTGGCCCGGCAGAACGCCGGACTCAAGGACGGTCCGCGCCCCCGCTGGCTGCTGCTGGACGTCGCCGACCGACTGCTGCCCGGACTCGACGAACGGCTGTCGCACACCGCCGACCAGGTTCTGCGCTCCCGTGGCGTCGATGTCCGCACCCGCACCTCCGTCAAGGAGGCCACCGCCGACGGGGTGCTGCTCGACGACGGCGAGTTCATCCACAGCCGGTCCCTGATCTGGTGTGTGGGCGTACGGCCCGATCCGCTGGTCGACTCGTTGGGGCTGCCCACCGACAAGGGGCGCCTGTGCGTGGACAAGTTCCTGGGCGTGCCCGGCCGGCCGGAGGTGTTCGCCTGCGGTGACGCGGCGGCCGTGCCGGACCTGACGCGCCCCGGCGAGGTGACGCCGATGACCGCCCAGCACGCCCAGCGGCAGGGAAAGGTCGCGGCGCACAATGTCGCGGCGTCCTGCGGCCGGGGTTCACCGCGTGCGTATCAGCACCATGACCTGGGGTTCATGGTCGACCTGGGCGGTTCGCAGGCCGCGGCGAACCCCCTGCACCTTCCGATCTCCGGCCCGCTCGCCGCGGCCGTCACCCGCGGCTATCACCTGATGGCGATGCCGGGGAACCGGGTCCGGGTGGCCGCCGACTGGTTCCTGGATGCCGTGCTGCCGCGCACCGGCGTTCAGCTGGGTCTGCTGAACTCCTGGTCGGTACCGTTGGACACGGAAGCCCCCGAACTGCCGCGCCTGCCGGGAGGCGAGTCCGCCAGGACGTAG